In Verrucomicrobiota bacterium, the genomic stretch GGAAGAGCAGCTCAAAGCTCTGTTCCGCCAGGTCCGAAAACAGTCCACACTATGATGAGTCAGCCGAACCAAAACTCAGATCCCCTTCGGTAAGCTTTTCCCATGAGTCAACGCGCACCTACGGCGCGATTTTCGCCGCATTTCCCTCCTGGGAAGGGTGAAGGGGTGGGTTCATGAAAAGTGAGCCAAACATGTCCATTCGATCTGAGCGACCGCAAGATCGCATCGGAGTGGACGCCGTCCTCCGCTCCGCGTTTCCCACGGACGCGGAAGCGCGGTTGGTGGATCAACTGCGAGCCGGCGCTCATGCACCGGTGTCGCTCGTCGCGGAGATGGATGGGCGAGTCGTCGGCCACATCCTTTTCAGCCCGGTGACGATTGGTCGAGCCAACGTTTCCGTCCGTGGACTGGGATTAGGGCCGCTGGCCGTTCTGCCATCTCATCAAGGCCGCGGTGTGGGATCGGCGCTGGTGCGGGAAGGATTGACGATTTGTCGAAGGCAAGGCTGGGCATTCGTCGTAGTCGTTGGGGGGCCAGGCTACTATCAACGCTTCGGTTTCAAGCCCGGAAGTGAGGCCGGATTACGGAACGAATTCGGTGTCGCCGATGAATTCATGGTTCACGAACTCCTGCCGGGTTCTCTGCCGACCGAGGGCGGACTCG encodes the following:
- a CDS encoding N-acetyltransferase; protein product: MSIRSERPQDRIGVDAVLRSAFPTDAEARLVDQLRAGAHAPVSLVAEMDGRVVGHILFSPVTIGRANVSVRGLGLGPLAVLPSHQGRGVGSALVREGLTICRRQGWAFVVVVGGPGYYQRFGFKPGSEAGLRNEFGVADEFMVHELLPGSLPTEGGLARYGAEFEPWKVH